Proteins encoded within one genomic window of Arachis ipaensis cultivar K30076 chromosome B08, Araip1.1, whole genome shotgun sequence:
- the LOC107613342 gene encoding E3 ubiquitin-protein ligase makorin, with amino-acid sequence MSRRVLCKFFAHGACLKGEHCEYSHDWNDPPNLICTFYQKGVCAYGSRCRYDHVKVSRPQSSTASSSITEQRPLVSDDVVFGNIGITSNGIAAAPEFSPSRSPSLIPSIPAWNQEQQQYHEFVGDDDVRQSRITSPAEIPICSFAAAGNCPRGETCPHIHGDLCSTCGKNCLHPFRPEERAEHMKSCENKQKHLEALKRSQEIECSVCLERVLSKPTAAERKFGLLSECDHPFCISCIRNWRSSNPTLGMDVNSTLRACPICRKLSYFVIPSVIWYSTHEEKMEIVDSYKAKLKSIDCKHFDFGDGNCPFGTSCFYKHAYRDGRLEEVVLRHLGAADGDTVIAKDIRLSDFLASMHLQ; translated from the exons ATGTCTAGGAG GGTTCTTTGTAAATTCTTTGCTCATGGAGCATGTCTGAAAGGGGAGCATTGTGAATATTCTCATGACTGGAATGATCCTCCGAATTTG ATATGCACATTTTATCAGAAAGGAGTCTGTGCTTATGGTAGTCGTTGCAGATATGATCATGTCAAAGTTTCTCGACCACAATCCTCGACGGCTTCTTCCTCAATAACTGAACAACGGCCCCTGGTTTCAGATGATGTTGTATTTGGTAATATTGGAATTACATCAAATGGTATTGCTGCAGCTCCTGAGTTTTCTCCTTCCAGAAGTCCTTCCCTTATTCCCAGCATACCTGCTTGGAATCAAGAACAGCAGCAGTATCATGAATTTGTAGGGGACGATGATGTTCGTCAATCTAGAATTACTTCACCTGCTGAGATTCCAATCTGTTCATTTGCTGCGGCTGGCAACTGTCCACGAGGGGAAACTTGTCCTCATATCCATGGAGATTTGTGTAGTACTTGTGGAAAAAACTGCTTGCATCCTTTTCGACCTGAGGAAAGAGCAGAACATATGAAGAGTTGTGAAAATAAGCAAAAGCATCTTGAGGCATTGAAACGTAGTCAAGAAATTGAATGCAGTGTGTGCCTTGAGCGTGTTCTTTCAAAGCCTACTGCAGCAGAACGAAAGTTTGGGCTGTTATCTGAATGTGACCATCCGTTCTGCATATCATGTATTAGAAATTGGCGTAGTAGCAACCCAACATTGGGGATGGATGTCAATAGTACATTGAGGGCATGTCCTATCTGTCGCAAGCTATCTTACTTTGTCATTCCAAGTGTCATTTGGTATTCTACACATGAAGAAAAAATGGAAATCGTTGACAGCTACAAGGCAAAGCTCAA GTCCATAGATTGCAAACATTTTGACTTTGGCGATGGGAACTGTCCTTTTGGAACCAGTTGTTTCTACAAG CATGCATATAGAGATGGTCGGCTTGAGGAGGTAGTTCTGCGACATCTTGGAGCTGCAGATGGCGATACAGTGATTGCCAAAGATATCAG GCTGTCAGATTTCCTAGCTAGCATGCATTTACAATGA